The segment GTACCCGACATGGTAACAGCCGGCGGCCGGGTTTAACAAGGACTGTCAGTCCACGTAGGAAAACTCGCTCAGGTTGAAGACGGCCAGGCACAACTGGGTGAGGGCCCGGGTGCGAGCCTGACCCTTCTCGGCCAGCGAGTCGGGCTTTCCGGCATTGACCTCCGATTCCGTCAGCGACTCCAGCAGCGTTGCGGCCTCGTCCTGCTCTTTGGCGGTGGGTCCCCGTCCCAGGGCAACGCGCCAGGCCTGGCGGATCCAGCCGGACGGATTGTCCCCGACCTCGCGGATCAGGCGGGCCGCAAAGGCCTGGGCCTGGCTGAAGACCATCTTGTCGTTCAGGAAAAAGAGGGCCTGGGGAGGCACGGTGGTGACTTCGCGCACCGAACAGCTTACGGCCGGATCGGGTGTGTCGAAGGTCTCGAACATGGGGAATCCGAAATTCCGCTGCACCAGGATGTAGACCGCCCGGCGATTCTGCTCCTCCGGGTCGGCGTAGACCCGGATCCAGTTCTTGCCCGAGAGGTCCCCTTCCTCCGGCGTCGGGCAAAAGGACCGCCCGCCCAGCTTCCGGTTGAGGGTCCCGGCGGCGGCATGGAGGGCGTCCCACAGGGCCTCGGCCTCCAGGCGGCGCCGGTTCATGCGCCACAGGTAGAGATTTTTGGGGTCGGCCAGGGCCGCGGCCGGGTCGGAGTATTGGCTGCTCCTCCGATAGGCCTGGGAGGCCATGATGAGACGGTGCATCGACTTGAGGCTCCAGCCCCTGCGCACCAGCTCGGTCGCCAGCCAGTCCAGAAGTTCCGGATGGCTGGGCTCGGCTCCCATTCGCCCGAAGTCGTTGGGTGTGCTCACGATGCCCGATCCGAAATGCCACTGCCAGAGGCGGTTGGCCAGCACTCGCGCGGTCAGGGGATGGTCGGGGCGGCTCAGCCAAAGGGCCAGCTTGGCCCGCGACCGCGGAACCGCCAGCTCCGAGGCAGGCTGCTCCAGGTCCATTCCGTTGGCCAGGATGCGAGGAAGCCCCGGTTCCACCTTCTCCAGGTTTTTGCCCAGGTCCCCCCGATCCAGGACGTGGATCGCCGGAACCAGCTCGGCTTGGCGATGGCCCATGACCACCGCCTTGGGGATGTCGAACAGGGCGTCGTAATGGGTCTGGTGGGAGGCTTCGGTGGTCGGCACCTTCAGCACGGCGTGCCCCAGCTTTTCCACGAGTTCCTTGCGCTGGACCTTTTCCTGCGGGGTCAGGTGCTTTTCCAGGTCCAGAAGGGTCAATCCGTTCGGGTCGCCCAACTTCTTCAAGGCCTCGGCCAGGGGAGCGGCCAGCCTTTCCTGCTCCAGCGTGCGATCGTCGTCCGGAATTGCGAAGGCTTGCACCACCTCCGCCGGAAACTCCGCCTTCTTGGCTTCGAACACGCGCCGGCTGACTTTCTTCTCCAATAGTCGGTGCGTCCAGCGGAGCTCGGCCAGGGTCAGGAAGCCCGAGTAGGATTCGGACCGGTGAAACATGGAAAGCTTGGTGACCACCGGAATTTCCATGGTGTCGCTGCCCGCGAAGATGGCCTGGAAGCGGTAATAGTCCTTCTGGGACAGGGGATCGAACTTGTGGTCGTGGCAGCGGGCACAGCCCAGCGTGAGCCCCATGAATGCCGAGGCGGTGGTGTCGACCCAGTCGGTCAGGATTTCATTGAGCTCCCGGCTGGCGTCCATCTTGGATTCGCCCGTCTGGGGCACCAGCCCGTAGAGCCCCGTGCCTACCCGGGCTTCCAGCTGCCGCAGCTTCTCCACCGCGATGGCGTAGGTGCCTTCCAGGTCCAGGTTGTTGGGCCAGAGCTCGTCGGCCGCGATCTGCTCCTGGAGGAA is part of the Acidobacteriota bacterium genome and harbors:
- a CDS encoding PSD1 and planctomycete cytochrome C domain-containing protein — protein: MRTKFLPVLALIAGLSSSVTAGLAQDKPPLFESVQAILAENCLSCHGAAQMSGLDLRQRESFLKGGSRGPSLVPGKAEDSLLFQAAAHIGELQMPPESPRLPKEKLDLIRQWIDSGAVWEDNSDDADPAAEEPDWWSFRKPRRPTLPLVGGKEWQGNPIDAFVLAKLREKGLPAAPPADKRTLIRRAYFDLIGLPPTPEQVDRFLKDDSPRAFQSVVNELLESPHYGERWGRHWLDVVRYADSAGFETDAFFPHAWRYRDYVIKSFNEDKPFDRFLQEQIAADELWPNNLDLEGTYAIAVEKLRQLEARVGTGLYGLVPQTGESKMDASRELNEILTDWVDTTASAFMGLTLGCARCHDHKFDPLSQKDYYRFQAIFAGSDTMEIPVVTKLSMFHRSESYSGFLTLAELRWTHRLLEKKVSRRVFEAKKAEFPAEVVQAFAIPDDDRTLEQERLAAPLAEALKKLGDPNGLTLLDLEKHLTPQEKVQRKELVEKLGHAVLKVPTTEASHQTHYDALFDIPKAVVMGHRQAELVPAIHVLDRGDLGKNLEKVEPGLPRILANGMDLEQPASELAVPRSRAKLALWLSRPDHPLTARVLANRLWQWHFGSGIVSTPNDFGRMGAEPSHPELLDWLATELVRRGWSLKSMHRLIMASQAYRRSSQYSDPAAALADPKNLYLWRMNRRRLEAEALWDALHAAAGTLNRKLGGRSFCPTPEEGDLSGKNWIRVYADPEEQNRRAVYILVQRNFGFPMFETFDTPDPAVSCSVREVTTVPPQALFFLNDKMVFSQAQAFAARLIREVGDNPSGWIRQAWRVALGRGPTAKEQDEAATLLESLTESEVNAGKPDSLAEKGQARTRALTQLCLAVFNLSEFSYVD